A section of the Chryseobacterium ginsenosidimutans genome encodes:
- a CDS encoding FUSC family protein has protein sequence MNYSAELKKFVTSQYVYSAIRITLATVLPCLVLAHFGILKEYFLFPLGTSFVALTDQPGPFIRRRNALTFAIICFVLVALIASLVMKFKVLVFAEIIVFGMFFSLIGVYGQRLAAVGSLSLVVLAIFIDGHLTGANIFKSLLIFASGCTWFLLIFLIVTTIQPYKLASQMIGENYLQLAEFLKIKANYYQKNPDFDKLTTQVIAKQIGIKNLQEETRETVFKTRTIVNESTTTSRLLMLMFLNSMDLHEKLMTSESDYQKLQQSFDDTTILVNIHDYLNLLAEEITNIGISLQIGTRAKPMFNLDIELRSLNHNYFDLRNKRISPDNFENFMVLRQILMRINEITKEINEIYKVFSQDVKLAKSLSTGLDLKKFMPNEEKLNFKVLKNNISLSSSHFRHALRITIALLLGYLFSLFQFLGIGHTYWILITTVAILKPAYSITKQRNLLRLYGTIAGAVIAYGILHYIQISQLLFAILLLSMIMCFSFLKGRYFWAVLFMTIYVFLSFNFLSPGKVDIIFRDRIVDTIVAAVITSLVAYIVLPVWEHTQNLDLMKKSAEANLMYFQSVISKFLEEDFDVEEYKVRRKNAIISLANLSDNFQRMISDPKNQQKKLEVVHQFVATSHLVTAYTASLSQYVKDDEKYPEIDAEGWSRKIEAEMQKVTNLLNGNKITETLKMESRIEPEDSSLDDLILKRKTELMENETYDLRDPDKISHLTELKNIHDVLELIFDVAKEQRKVIEKYRNESEITEKAETSIPQQS, from the coding sequence ATGAACTATTCTGCAGAACTCAAAAAATTCGTAACCAGTCAATATGTCTATTCTGCTATCAGAATTACATTGGCTACCGTTTTGCCATGTCTGGTTCTCGCCCACTTCGGGATTTTGAAAGAATATTTCCTTTTTCCGCTCGGTACAAGTTTCGTTGCTTTGACGGATCAGCCGGGACCTTTTATCAGACGCAGAAATGCTCTTACTTTTGCTATTATCTGCTTTGTTTTGGTAGCATTGATTGCCAGTCTGGTCATGAAATTTAAAGTTCTGGTCTTTGCAGAAATCATTGTCTTCGGAATGTTTTTTTCTTTAATCGGGGTCTACGGACAAAGATTGGCGGCAGTCGGTTCCTTATCATTAGTTGTACTTGCTATCTTTATTGACGGGCATTTGACAGGGGCCAATATTTTCAAAAGTTTATTGATTTTTGCTTCCGGCTGTACCTGGTTTTTATTGATATTTTTGATTGTAACTACCATTCAGCCCTATAAACTGGCAAGTCAGATGATTGGAGAAAACTATCTTCAGCTAGCCGAATTTTTAAAGATAAAAGCCAATTATTATCAAAAAAATCCTGATTTCGACAAGCTAACAACACAGGTCATTGCAAAGCAGATCGGAATAAAAAATCTTCAGGAAGAAACAAGAGAAACAGTATTTAAAACAAGAACGATCGTTAATGAATCCACCACGACAAGCCGTTTGCTGATGCTGATGTTCTTAAATTCGATGGATCTTCATGAAAAACTGATGACTTCAGAAAGCGATTATCAAAAATTACAGCAGAGTTTTGATGATACTACTATTTTAGTCAATATCCACGACTATTTGAATTTACTTGCCGAAGAAATTACAAACATCGGAATATCGCTTCAGATAGGGACAAGAGCTAAACCTATGTTCAATCTTGACATTGAATTAAGAAGCTTAAATCACAATTATTTTGATCTTAGAAACAAACGTATTTCGCCTGATAATTTTGAGAATTTTATGGTTTTGCGACAGATTTTAATGCGCATTAACGAAATCACAAAGGAAATAAACGAGATTTATAAAGTTTTTTCACAAGATGTAAAACTGGCAAAAAGCCTTTCTACAGGTTTAGATTTAAAGAAATTTATGCCAAATGAAGAAAAACTTAATTTTAAAGTTTTAAAAAATAATATTTCGCTTTCTTCTTCTCACTTTCGTCATGCATTGAGAATTACGATTGCTTTATTGCTGGGATATTTATTTTCATTATTTCAGTTTTTGGGAATCGGACATACTTATTGGATATTAATTACTACTGTTGCGATTTTAAAACCCGCCTACTCTATTACCAAACAAAGAAATCTCCTGAGATTATACGGAACGATTGCAGGTGCGGTAATTGCTTACGGAATCCTTCATTATATCCAGATAAGCCAGCTTTTATTCGCCATCCTTTTATTAAGCATGATTATGTGTTTCAGTTTTTTGAAAGGACGGTATTTTTGGGCGGTTTTATTTATGACAATTTATGTATTTCTGAGCTTTAATTTTTTAAGTCCCGGGAAAGTAGATATTATTTTCAGAGACAGAATTGTTGATACCATCGTTGCAGCAGTCATCACTTCTTTGGTTGCTTATATTGTGCTTCCGGTTTGGGAGCATACCCAGAATCTTGATTTGATGAAAAAATCTGCGGAGGCAAATTTAATGTATTTTCAAAGTGTTATTTCTAAATTTTTAGAAGAGGATTTTGATGTCGAAGAGTACAAAGTAAGACGCAAAAATGCTATCATTTCGTTAGCCAATCTTTCAGACAACTTTCAAAGGATGATCTCTGATCCTAAAAATCAGCAGAAAAAGCTGGAAGTTGTGCATCAGTTTGTAGCAACTTCACATTTGGTAACAGCTTATACCGCTTCCCTTTCTCAGTATGTAAAAGACGATGAAAAATATCCCGAAATAGATGCTGAAGGCTGGAGCCGAAAAATCGAGGCAGAAATGCAAAAGGTTACCAATCTTTTAAACGGAAATAAAATCACGGAAACATTAAAAATGGAAAGCCGCATTGAACCTGAAGATTCTTCTCTTGATGATCTTATTTTAAAAAGGAAAACCGAGCTCATGGAAAATGAGACTTATGATCTTAGAGATCCTGATAAAATTTCTCATTTAACGGAACTAAAAAATATTCATGACGTGTTGGAACTGATCTTTGATGTTGCCAAAGAACAGAGAAAAGTGATCGAAAAGTACCGAAACGAATCCGAAATTACAGAAAAGGCTGAAACTTCTATTCCTCAACAATCGTAA
- the porV gene encoding type IX secretion system outer membrane channel protein PorV: MNLTTKLLLGIGLGAGFLGYSQDLSLVRPVLTGAPFLRIAPDARAGGMGDQGVVTSPDAFSQFWNAAKYPFSRTSSSVGLNYTPYMGKLTNDVFLLYGAFHKFLGQEERSTISASIYYFNMGEVDLTQLVGNDVTSMGTSKPNEFSIDVAYGLKLSDSYSMAVTGRFIRSDLAGGFNTDTTLKPANSFAVDVSGYYTSPKFSGFGGMDGKLNAGFAVQNLGPKLDYTGNEESRSYLPTMARLGLGYDLFLDDMNKVGISFEGSKILVPGSEFTGQYDTNRNPIYEIPNVGPIAGIGKSFKNKNSIMMSGALEYSYDNAFAVRTGYFHESEEQGARQFATAGIGLKYRSFGLDISYLINMSKINTALDNTLRFGLTWNIGDETSNVDY; this comes from the coding sequence ATGAATTTAACTACTAAACTGCTTTTAGGAATTGGGTTAGGTGCTGGTTTTTTAGGCTATTCTCAAGATCTAAGTCTTGTAAGACCAGTATTGACAGGAGCTCCCTTTCTAAGAATTGCTCCGGATGCAAGAGCCGGAGGTATGGGAGATCAAGGGGTGGTAACATCTCCTGATGCATTTTCTCAATTCTGGAATGCTGCGAAATACCCTTTTAGCAGAACAAGTTCTTCCGTAGGGCTAAACTACACACCTTATATGGGGAAACTTACCAATGATGTGTTTTTATTATATGGAGCGTTCCATAAATTCTTAGGGCAGGAAGAAAGATCTACCATCTCTGCGAGTATCTATTACTTCAATATGGGTGAAGTAGATTTAACTCAATTAGTAGGAAACGATGTAACTTCAATGGGTACATCAAAGCCAAACGAATTCTCTATCGACGTTGCTTATGGTCTTAAACTTTCAGATTCTTACTCGATGGCCGTTACGGGTAGATTTATCCGTTCAGATTTAGCTGGAGGCTTCAACACAGATACTACTCTGAAACCTGCAAACTCTTTTGCAGTAGACGTTTCAGGTTACTATACTTCTCCTAAATTCTCTGGTTTCGGAGGTATGGATGGTAAATTGAATGCTGGTTTTGCTGTTCAGAATTTAGGTCCGAAATTAGATTACACAGGAAATGAAGAATCCAGATCTTATCTTCCGACAATGGCAAGATTAGGACTTGGTTACGACTTATTTCTTGATGATATGAACAAGGTAGGAATCAGCTTTGAAGGTTCTAAAATCTTAGTTCCCGGTTCAGAATTTACAGGTCAGTATGATACCAACAGAAATCCTATCTATGAAATTCCAAACGTAGGACCAATTGCAGGTATCGGAAAATCTTTCAAAAACAAAAACTCTATCATGATGAGTGGTGCTTTAGAATATTCTTATGACAATGCTTTTGCTGTAAGAACAGGATATTTCCATGAAAGTGAAGAGCAGGGCGCGAGACAGTTTGCGACAGCCGGTATCGGATTAAAATACCGTTCTTTCGGACTTGACATCTCTTACCTGATCAATATGTCTAAAATTAATACAGCATTGGATAACACACTTCGTTTCGGTCTTACCTGGAACATTGGTGACGAAACGTCTAATGTAGATTATTAA
- the porU gene encoding type IX secretion system sortase PorU, whose amino-acid sequence MKQKILLLFLLSFVSSLWSQRIAIEWDGSKIKDFGEAKLNLPNFKNQGFSFSQNNIFLTTKQQVGEKQLKVSNPIWENISSRDLFDMGKDLLPDHEIKDVIYYYSEGEKYASINVALFKNVKGQIQRLSSFEISESNLSNNIGNTLKVGTTNNPLLTGNFYKIRVDKSGIFKVTKQFLQDNGINPSSVNPKNFRIYGNGGIMLPEYNQDIKYSALQENAIQVVGEDDGVWNDNDYALFYAQGPNGYNLYNTSNGNGFKRMDTRDDQSENLKNIYEDYSYYYINFDKGPGKRVQPVDVNLPATPLITRFDNYQVINNDQKNLMKVGRLWVEDTPFTTDKAVTFNTASPIQGGDAIRYRARVVGYKSQQNTINFNINNQNPSSVTIPNTGGLNEFYAVKYFGTITGLSGSQFTFNLKPDITINPNGVFYVDYLEVQYKDNLSFNGTQMNFRDFSLVSGSNTTYGFSLSNASSAEQIWDVTDITNASRRVNKAAGNTTFNFAYTTADQNFNNEFVAFKADAAYSPQFVGRINNQNLSALQNVDYLIITVPEMMGQAQRLANYHQTKNNYNVQIIDTDKIYNEFGSGSKDLTAIRDFVTKLNTPSGTLKYVFILGDASYDYKNRISNNSNVVSSYTSEESSDVVRSFITDDYIVMTKPQSNQYIESNLPDLPVGRLPAANVTEATNMIDKTLAYYNSLSGQSTPFGEWKMKLDFVVDDDNDTGIPFHTVMNNSLITVFEQPGSTNLKEYNVRKLYLDAFQGQSTAGGRRYPQVNQAISNDIGNSLYLFYFGHGGINGWAQERVLTLTEVQNANNFSNVYSRFPFISTITCEFTLWDDPNTSSAGEQFIKLKQGGPATMITSSRAIDVGYGIDFTNIFTQNMFKLTSDDFDTLGYAHLNAKKQKGAITEHLKVNLLGDPAMKLSRPKRLLVIDNIESPVPGLIRGLDFVKVKGHINNPNGTVNTTFNGRVVINIFDKRLNKTTLNNPGGLTPVLSYTEEGSAIVKASGMAVNGVFTVEFYVPKDINYAVGEGRILGYADNKATDVFNNQAVQVGDINPNGINDNEPPKVKLYMNNTNFAEGGITDQNPMLLACVTDDTGINSTGSGIGHDITVYLDGQIINTVVLNDFYASGEGNGCLSPSLADYQKGNVTYPFRNLAIGQHQLTFKVWDINNNSTTSTLNFEVKDEADQHLIINRPLNWPNPFTNKTYIQFEHNCDDILDVNVQIYTITGKLVRTLSQPVVAEPFLQGFRTPRQAIEWDGKDDFGSTVAKGTYIFKIFAKSQNQEKCKGSATAVEKMVLLK is encoded by the coding sequence ATGAAACAAAAAATCTTACTTTTATTTTTACTAAGCTTTGTATCATCGCTCTGGTCTCAAAGAATTGCCATCGAATGGGACGGCTCTAAAATTAAAGACTTTGGTGAAGCAAAACTAAATCTCCCAAATTTTAAAAATCAAGGATTTTCGTTCAGCCAAAATAACATTTTTCTCACAACGAAACAACAGGTTGGGGAAAAGCAGCTAAAAGTTTCCAATCCTATCTGGGAAAATATCTCCAGCAGAGATTTATTCGACATGGGCAAGGATCTGCTTCCTGATCATGAAATAAAGGATGTTATTTACTACTATTCTGAAGGCGAAAAGTACGCAAGTATTAATGTTGCTTTATTTAAAAACGTAAAAGGGCAGATTCAAAGATTGTCTTCATTTGAAATTTCGGAGTCTAATCTTTCTAACAATATCGGAAATACTTTAAAGGTTGGAACGACAAACAATCCTTTATTAACAGGAAACTTTTATAAAATAAGGGTTGACAAATCCGGAATTTTCAAAGTCACAAAACAGTTTTTACAAGATAACGGTATTAATCCGTCATCTGTAAATCCTAAAAACTTCAGAATTTACGGAAACGGAGGAATTATGCTTCCCGAATATAATCAGGATATAAAATACAGTGCGCTTCAGGAAAATGCGATCCAGGTTGTGGGAGAAGATGATGGAGTCTGGAATGATAATGATTATGCATTGTTTTATGCACAAGGTCCCAACGGCTATAATCTGTATAATACGTCAAACGGAAACGGCTTCAAAAGAATGGACACAAGAGATGACCAAAGTGAAAACTTAAAAAATATTTATGAAGATTATTCTTATTATTATATAAATTTCGACAAAGGTCCCGGTAAAAGAGTTCAGCCTGTAGATGTAAATTTACCCGCTACTCCACTGATCACGAGGTTTGATAATTATCAGGTCATCAACAACGATCAAAAGAACTTAATGAAAGTGGGTAGACTTTGGGTTGAGGATACCCCATTTACTACAGATAAAGCTGTTACTTTTAATACTGCTTCTCCTATCCAAGGTGGAGATGCCATCAGATATAGAGCTCGGGTGGTTGGGTATAAATCTCAACAGAATACGATTAACTTCAATATTAATAATCAAAATCCCTCCTCGGTTACTATTCCCAATACAGGCGGTTTGAATGAATTTTATGCTGTAAAATATTTCGGAACGATAACGGGATTAAGCGGAAGTCAGTTTACATTTAATCTTAAACCTGATATTACAATAAATCCGAATGGCGTTTTTTATGTCGATTACCTTGAAGTACAATATAAAGATAATTTAAGTTTTAACGGAACTCAGATGAATTTCCGAGATTTTTCATTAGTAAGCGGAAGCAATACTACGTATGGTTTCAGTTTATCTAATGCTTCTTCGGCAGAACAGATCTGGGATGTTACAGATATTACAAATGCAAGCAGAAGAGTAAATAAAGCAGCAGGAAATACTACTTTCAACTTTGCATATACAACCGCCGATCAAAATTTTAACAACGAATTTGTTGCTTTTAAAGCCGATGCAGCTTACAGCCCTCAATTTGTAGGAAGAATTAATAATCAAAATCTTTCAGCATTACAAAATGTAGATTATCTGATCATTACAGTTCCTGAAATGATGGGACAAGCCCAAAGACTGGCAAATTATCACCAGACGAAAAACAATTATAATGTACAGATTATAGACACTGATAAAATTTATAATGAATTTGGAAGTGGAAGCAAAGATCTTACAGCAATCAGAGATTTTGTAACTAAATTAAATACTCCTTCAGGTACTTTGAAATATGTGTTTATTCTAGGAGACGCTTCTTATGATTACAAAAACAGGATTTCTAATAACTCCAATGTCGTTTCAAGCTATACAAGTGAAGAATCTTCAGACGTTGTCAGATCTTTTATTACAGATGATTATATTGTAATGACAAAGCCACAAAGCAATCAATATATAGAATCTAATTTACCTGACCTTCCTGTTGGCAGACTTCCTGCGGCAAATGTAACGGAGGCTACAAATATGATTGACAAGACATTAGCATATTACAACAGCTTATCTGGTCAGTCTACACCTTTCGGAGAATGGAAAATGAAACTGGATTTCGTAGTAGATGATGATAATGACACCGGTATACCTTTCCATACGGTAATGAACAATTCCCTGATAACCGTTTTTGAACAACCAGGTTCTACCAATCTTAAAGAATATAATGTAAGAAAACTATATTTAGATGCCTTCCAGGGGCAAAGTACAGCGGGTGGAAGAAGATATCCTCAGGTAAATCAGGCGATTTCAAATGATATCGGAAACAGCTTATATCTTTTCTATTTTGGACATGGAGGTATTAATGGCTGGGCTCAGGAAAGAGTTTTAACATTAACTGAGGTTCAAAATGCCAATAATTTCTCTAATGTATACAGCAGATTCCCTTTTATTTCTACGATTACCTGTGAATTTACACTTTGGGATGACCCCAATACCTCTTCTGCGGGTGAGCAGTTTATAAAACTTAAGCAAGGAGGTCCTGCTACAATGATCACCTCCAGCCGCGCTATTGATGTAGGTTATGGTATTGATTTTACCAATATATTTACCCAGAATATGTTTAAGCTTACAAGCGATGATTTTGATACTTTAGGATATGCACATCTAAATGCAAAAAAACAAAAAGGAGCTATAACAGAACACTTAAAAGTAAATCTGTTGGGAGATCCTGCGATGAAACTGAGCCGACCTAAAAGATTATTGGTAATTGACAATATCGAAAGTCCGGTTCCCGGATTAATCAGAGGTTTGGATTTTGTTAAAGTTAAAGGTCATATCAACAACCCGAACGGAACAGTAAACACAACTTTCAACGGAAGAGTTGTCATCAATATTTTTGATAAAAGATTAAATAAAACTACTTTAAATAACCCTGGAGGATTAACTCCTGTTCTATCTTACACAGAAGAAGGAAGTGCTATTGTAAAAGCTTCCGGAATGGCTGTAAATGGGGTTTTCACAGTAGAATTCTATGTTCCTAAAGACATTAATTATGCAGTTGGTGAAGGTAGAATTTTAGGATATGCAGATAATAAAGCAACTGATGTTTTCAACAATCAGGCTGTACAGGTTGGTGATATTAACCCGAATGGGATTAACGATAATGAACCGCCGAAAGTAAAATTATATATGAACAACACAAACTTTGCAGAAGGTGGTATTACAGACCAAAATCCAATGTTGCTGGCTTGTGTTACAGATGATACAGGAATTAATTCAACAGGTTCTGGTATTGGTCACGATATTACAGTATATTTGGACGGGCAAATTATTAACACCGTAGTACTAAATGATTTTTATGCATCAGGGGAAGGAAACGGATGTTTGAGCCCAAGTCTGGCAGATTATCAAAAAGGAAATGTAACCTATCCTTTCAGAAATCTGGCGATAGGACAGCATCAATTAACATTTAAAGTTTGGGATATAAACAATAATTCGACTACTAGTACGTTAAATTTTGAAGTTAAGGACGAGGCAGATCAGCATTTGATTATCAACAGACCGTTGAACTGGCCAAATCCGTTTACCAACAAAACGTACATTCAGTTTGAGCATAATTGTGATGATATTCTTGATGTGAATGTTCAGATTTATACAATTACGGGGAAATTGGTAAGAACTTTATCACAACCTGTAGTTGCAGAACCTTTCCTACAGGGCTTTAGAACGCCACGTCAGGCAATAGAATGGGACGGAAAAGACGATTTTGGGTCCACAGTTGCAAAAGGTACGTATATTTTTAAGATATTTGCAAAAAGTCAAAATCAAGAAAAATGCAAAGGAAGTGCTACAGCTGTAGAAAAAATGGTACTTTTGAAATAA
- the gldJ gene encoding gliding motility lipoprotein GldJ, translating to MKKLKLFSLIALSSTLALTSCGGSNNGGGTKKFVSKTGWKPNEKQGWFFAGKQQKQKGWPGMVYVEGGTFTMGLVKDDVMHDWNNSPRRMQVSSFFIGETEITNYEYREYLTWLKYVFPPSDPSFKEIYSGALPDTLLWDNKLSRNDYNETYFRSPEFDYYPVVGVSWTQANRYCEWLSDRANEKALMQAGIIAKDLYINESNNQGGTAFNMDKFKSNDPEMQGYINEKRMQQKTGLKTTNQRLLAANRAPNAAMVSKFRLPTEVEWEYAALGMAKNREYNQYKGKKPEIENLRGTKGREKGMFLENFKMGTGDYSGIAGWKNDGSANTSDVRQYPSNDLGIYGMYGNVAEWTADVYRPLIDEDFSDFNYYRGNMPQAIVRNGDGTYKMVDEGSIKYDTLADGRLVYKNLPGQFERETIADYRNYRDGDRMSSLDYRSASDSASAYDMYNAPKTRFIVDAGGKVVLQKDKKERTSGISNDVRVIKGGSWQDTAYWLDPGQRRYKSQDKAYGWIGFRVAQDARANDKARTRR from the coding sequence ATGAAAAAACTAAAGTTGTTTTCATTAATAGCATTAAGTTCTACACTTGCATTAACCAGTTGCGGAGGATCTAATAATGGCGGCGGTACTAAAAAATTTGTCAGCAAAACAGGTTGGAAACCAAACGAGAAACAAGGTTGGTTTTTTGCAGGAAAGCAACAAAAGCAGAAAGGTTGGCCGGGAATGGTATATGTAGAAGGTGGAACTTTTACAATGGGATTAGTGAAAGATGATGTTATGCATGATTGGAATAACTCGCCGCGCAGAATGCAGGTAAGTTCATTCTTTATCGGGGAAACTGAAATTACTAACTACGAATACCGCGAATACCTGACATGGTTGAAGTACGTATTCCCTCCGAGTGATCCTAGTTTTAAGGAAATCTACAGTGGCGCTTTGCCAGATACCTTATTATGGGACAACAAACTATCTAGAAATGATTACAACGAGACGTATTTCCGTTCTCCTGAATTCGATTACTATCCGGTAGTAGGTGTGTCTTGGACGCAGGCAAACAGATACTGTGAGTGGCTGTCAGACAGAGCAAATGAGAAAGCTTTAATGCAAGCTGGGATCATCGCTAAAGATTTGTACATCAACGAATCTAATAACCAGGGTGGAACTGCATTTAACATGGATAAATTCAAATCGAATGATCCGGAAATGCAAGGATATATCAATGAAAAAAGAATGCAGCAAAAAACAGGTTTGAAAACTACAAACCAAAGATTGTTAGCTGCTAACAGAGCTCCGAACGCTGCAATGGTTTCAAAATTCAGACTTCCTACTGAAGTTGAATGGGAATACGCAGCTTTAGGTATGGCTAAAAACAGAGAGTACAATCAGTATAAAGGTAAAAAACCTGAAATTGAAAACCTGAGAGGTACTAAAGGTAGAGAAAAAGGAATGTTCCTTGAAAACTTCAAAATGGGAACCGGTGACTATTCTGGTATCGCAGGTTGGAAAAATGATGGTTCAGCAAACACTTCAGACGTAAGACAATATCCGTCTAATGACTTAGGTATTTATGGTATGTACGGAAACGTTGCAGAATGGACAGCTGATGTTTACAGACCACTTATTGATGAAGATTTCAGTGATTTCAACTACTATAGAGGAAATATGCCTCAAGCTATCGTAAGAAACGGCGACGGAACTTACAAAATGGTAGATGAAGGAAGCATTAAATATGATACTTTAGCAGACGGAAGATTGGTTTACAAAAACCTTCCAGGTCAGTTTGAAAGAGAAACAATTGCTGACTACAGAAACTACAGAGATGGTGACAGAATGTCTTCTCTAGACTATAGAAGTGCATCTGATTCAGCTTCTGCATATGATATGTATAATGCTCCGAAAACGAGATTTATCGTAGATGCTGGTGGTAAAGTAGTTTTACAGAAAGATAAAAAAGAAAGAACTTCCGGTATTTCTAACGATGTTAGAGTAATTAAAGGTGGTTCTTGGCAAGATACAGCTTATTGGTTGGATCCGGGACAAAGAAGATACAAGAGCCAGGATAAAGCTTACGGATGGATTGGATTCCGTGTAGCTCAGGATGCAAGAGCAAACGATAAGGCTAGAACAAGAAGATAA
- a CDS encoding UDP-N-acetylmuramoyl-tripeptide--D-alanyl-D-alanine ligase, translating to MNIEQFYPLFLQSEKVTIDSRKIGKNDIFFAFSGENFNAASLAEQAIEDGALAAIVEQQDFENKAKNIFYVRSTLEFLQELAVYHRKQLQIPVIGLTGSNGKTTTKEIIHAVLSEKFNVQYTSGNLNNHIGVPLTILSIKPEHEMAVIEMGANHQNEIELLSSVCQPDFGYITNFGKAHLEGFGGFEGVIKGKSELYDYLISHQQTIIVNENDPIQIEKTENYSQKITFGKENSDYQFELFSKEHFVGLIYNDIKAVSKLTGEYNFTNLCVAATLGLHFGIDFEKIKHAIENYTPTNMRSQVVKKEGRTLVLDTYNANPSSMNASLHNFITFEGSKAIIIGDMLELGEESEIEHQNILKLAQELGFNEIITVGKNFKNVNPSAKAFENTPELIEYLKLNKIQSENILLKGSRGIALEKSIDFI from the coding sequence ATGAATATAGAACAGTTTTATCCTTTGTTTTTACAATCTGAAAAGGTAACAATCGATAGCAGAAAAATTGGAAAGAATGATATTTTCTTTGCATTTTCAGGAGAGAATTTCAATGCAGCAAGTTTGGCTGAGCAGGCAATCGAAGACGGAGCTTTAGCTGCTATTGTAGAACAGCAGGATTTTGAGAATAAAGCTAAAAATATTTTCTATGTTCGTTCAACATTAGAATTTTTGCAGGAACTTGCAGTTTATCACAGAAAGCAACTTCAGATTCCTGTTATCGGGCTTACCGGAAGTAATGGGAAAACTACAACGAAAGAAATCATTCATGCTGTTCTTTCCGAAAAGTTTAATGTTCAATACACTTCAGGAAATCTGAATAATCATATTGGAGTACCCTTAACAATTCTTTCCATCAAACCCGAACATGAAATGGCTGTTATTGAAATGGGTGCGAATCATCAGAATGAAATCGAGCTTCTTAGTTCCGTTTGTCAGCCGGATTTTGGATATATTACCAATTTTGGAAAAGCACATTTAGAGGGTTTCGGAGGTTTTGAAGGAGTAATTAAAGGTAAATCTGAGCTATATGATTATCTTATAAGCCACCAGCAAACTATTATTGTGAATGAAAATGATCCTATTCAGATTGAAAAGACAGAAAATTATTCACAGAAAATTACTTTTGGAAAAGAAAATTCAGATTATCAGTTTGAATTATTTTCAAAAGAACATTTTGTAGGGTTAATTTATAATGATATAAAAGCCGTTTCTAAACTTACTGGGGAATATAATTTTACAAATCTTTGCGTTGCCGCAACTCTGGGGCTTCATTTTGGAATTGATTTTGAGAAAATCAAACATGCAATTGAGAATTATACTCCAACAAATATGCGTTCTCAGGTGGTAAAAAAAGAAGGTAGAACGTTAGTTTTGGATACTTACAATGCAAATCCGAGTTCAATGAATGCTTCTTTGCATAATTTTATCACTTTCGAAGGCTCAAAAGCTATTATTATTGGTGATATGCTGGAACTGGGTGAAGAGAGTGAAATCGAACATCAAAACATCCTAAAATTAGCTCAGGAATTAGGTTTTAACGAAATTATCACGGTTGGTAAAAATTTTAAAAATGTAAATCCTTCAGCAAAAGCTTTTGAAAATACACCGGAATTAATAGAATATTTAAAATTAAATAAAATTCAGTCTGAAAATATTCTATTAAAAGGGTCCAGAGGAATTGCCTTGGAAAAATCGATAGACTTTATTTAG
- a CDS encoding NUDIX hydrolase: MYKVFVNEKKLLLSKQSENLEKTLGYENVTSLEIALDLLENTSVKELNVFGENIDEIWVTFQSLFRIIEAAGGIVNNPEGDVLFIKRLGKWDLPKGKMEKGESREESAVREIEEETGLRDVELVRFINTTYHIYIERNGDKVLKCTHWFEMNFDGEDTSKPQIEEGITEVAWKNTAQIENEVFPSTFKNIKLIVKEFWDTKTK, encoded by the coding sequence ATGTATAAAGTTTTTGTGAACGAAAAAAAATTATTACTGTCTAAGCAATCTGAAAACTTAGAAAAAACGCTTGGATATGAAAACGTCACAAGCTTGGAAATCGCTTTAGACCTCCTGGAGAATACATCTGTAAAGGAATTAAATGTATTCGGAGAAAATATTGATGAAATTTGGGTAACGTTTCAAAGCCTTTTCAGAATTATTGAAGCGGCAGGAGGTATTGTAAATAATCCGGAGGGAGATGTTCTTTTCATCAAACGTTTAGGCAAATGGGATCTTCCGAAGGGTAAAATGGAAAAAGGAGAATCCCGTGAAGAATCTGCTGTAAGGGAAATTGAGGAAGAAACCGGTCTTCGCGATGTAGAACTGGTACGATTTATCAATACAACTTATCACATTTATATTGAAAGAAATGGTGATAAAGTATTAAAATGTACCCATTGGTTTGAGATGAACTTTGATGGTGAAGACACTTCGAAACCTCAAATTGAAGAAGGAATAACTGAAGTTGCTTGGAAAAATACCGCTCAAATTGAGAATGAAGTTTTCCCAAGCACTTTCAAAAATATAAAACTGATTGTAAAAGAATTCTGGGATACGAAGACTAAATAA